The following coding sequences are from one Thermaerobacter subterraneus DSM 13965 window:
- a CDS encoding glycosyl hydrolase family 18 protein codes for MRNRAWVWVLVAVLVGAGIWMAAGGDRNPVAKPRADRSNDNLQVPAKPAPRAKVPGQLFILGFYDETEEARGEDILATLRRHRNQIEYLSPFWYSVRADGSIVDRSDRDLRDFAARENIKLMPLFNNHEGTDAFLHDAGARRRAVTSIVRLVRQHAYGGVQIDFQLLEPRSRQELTTFLRELRQALPEDKAITVSVIPHRHQEDSTQHSKDAYSYKGLAQYARIVLMAYDRHGELTGPGPVSPLDWVGEVVAAAREDGVPADKIWLGIPAYGYDWAENRDRATPVPLREVRTLTRQRDIQVQRNEDGIPHFTYVDERGVRHTVWYEDEVSVARKVRLARRHNLYGVAIWRLGYEDEPYWRMLLRETGRTGMDMTPDRNQQRESENKDPDADPGEIQEGHPGNDPDGNGGT; via the coding sequence ATGCGGAATCGCGCCTGGGTCTGGGTGCTGGTGGCCGTGCTGGTGGGCGCCGGCATCTGGATGGCGGCCGGCGGCGATCGCAACCCGGTGGCCAAGCCGCGGGCCGACCGGAGCAACGACAACCTGCAGGTGCCCGCCAAGCCGGCGCCGCGGGCCAAGGTGCCGGGCCAGCTCTTCATCCTTGGCTTTTACGACGAGACCGAGGAGGCCCGGGGCGAGGACATCCTGGCCACCCTGCGCCGGCACCGCAACCAGATCGAATACCTGTCGCCCTTCTGGTACAGCGTGCGGGCCGACGGCTCCATCGTCGACCGCAGCGACCGGGACCTGCGGGACTTCGCTGCGCGGGAAAACATCAAGCTGATGCCCCTCTTCAACAACCATGAGGGGACCGACGCCTTCCTGCACGACGCCGGTGCCCGGCGCCGGGCCGTGACCAGCATCGTCCGTCTGGTGCGCCAGCATGCCTACGGCGGCGTCCAGATCGACTTCCAACTGCTGGAGCCTCGCAGCCGCCAGGAGCTGACGACCTTCCTGAGGGAACTTCGCCAGGCCCTGCCCGAAGACAAGGCCATCACCGTGTCCGTCATCCCCCATCGCCACCAGGAGGACAGCACGCAGCACAGTAAGGACGCCTACAGCTACAAGGGCCTGGCCCAATACGCCCGCATCGTCCTGATGGCCTATGACCGCCACGGCGAGCTGACCGGCCCCGGGCCCGTCTCGCCTCTGGACTGGGTGGGAGAGGTGGTGGCCGCCGCCCGGGAGGACGGCGTCCCGGCCGACAAGATCTGGCTGGGGATTCCCGCCTACGGCTACGACTGGGCGGAGAACCGCGACCGGGCCACGCCCGTTCCCCTGCGAGAGGTGCGGACCCTGACCCGGCAAAGGGACATCCAGGTGCAGCGCAACGAAGACGGGATCCCCCACTTCACCTACGTGGACGAGCGGGGAGTCCGCCACACCGTCTGGTACGAGGACGAGGTCTCCGTGGCCCGCAAGGTGCGCCTGGCCCGCCGCCACAACCTGTACGGCGTGGCCATCTGGCGCCTGGGCTACGAGGATGAACCCTACTGGCGCATGCTGCTGCGGGAGACCGGCCGCACCGGCATGGACATGACGCCAGACCGGAACCAGCAGCGGGAAAGCGAGAACAAGGATCCCGACGCGGATCCCGGGGAGATCCAGGAGGGGCATCCGGGCAACGATCCGGACGGCAACGGCGGGACCTAG